Sequence from the Sardina pilchardus chromosome 15, fSarPil1.1, whole genome shotgun sequence genome:
TTTTCTCATATACCCAACGAAGTAGTCGAGTTAGAAACAAATTCTTCATGACTGCCTCTTTTAACAGAAGGACATGCTAAAGTCACTTGAGAGGACCAAGCCCACTGTGAATGAGGATGACTTGGTGAAGCTTAAGAAGTTCACAGAAGACTTTGGTCAGGAAGGCTAATTACCGGCAGAGGATATGACACCAAAGCAATACTTGTGTGACTTACATCCGTCTTATCTTTGTCTTCTATCATTCCTTCAGTGTTTCCATATACATCTGAAAGTGCCAAAGGCTGTTTCCTTGTTCTATTGTATAAACAATGTTGGGAAGTAAAGTCATTGTAGTGGGATTATGTATTTAAAATACAAGCATGAGTAACTTGTTTAAAATACAAGGATGTTATGAGTGACATAAGTGTTTATATTTAGTTACATTTTTAAACGGGTATTCAGAATGGTAACTTTAATGTAGGCTTAGACTTTTCAAACCATGTATGCATCTCATTGgtgcctcctctttctctctagttACACTGATACCATACAAAACCCCCTTTGGAGAATGTAAAATCAGTTTTGTTGCCAACCAATGGGGCCCATTTTAGACCATTATAGGTTCTGGTTCAAGGACATGAGTTCCACAGACAATAAAATATAAGACAATTCTTAATGTGACCTCCCCAACACTGTACCCATAACACTGGCAGTTTACATTTAATTGTATAGTCATCTGTTACATAGTTCAGTctctgtcatgcacacacacacacacacacacacaatatagtagaatcttgaatgacatgggggtTTTTTTATCTTCAAATTTACACCTGTATGTGCATTTAAATTATCATGAGAACTGAAaatgtcatctttttttttttttttggaaaacaagCAATATACAGTCAATCACCAGGAAATGGTTCTCCATCACTTtcatacatgtattcattttatTGTAATGTTAACTTTGAATAAAATGACAATAAATTATTGACTTGAAATCCAAGACCTTtgtaaataataacaatacatttTTGTGCAATGTAGCATGTATGTTAAAAATCCATCCTCAAGAGAATCATCAGAAATGCCACTCAGAAGATATTACATTACATATAGTATAAGCAGAACAAAGTAATGAACTTCTATCAGACTGCTGGCCCTCTGACCAGTCATCTCGTAGGGGACAAAATATCTtagtatagacctctgaagttcgcctacaaaaaggatccaaagctgccatctttgcccatataaggagatccgggagttaattgaagctaactgcctatggcaagttgcattgtaagttagctctggggtagcgaagatcaaagtgtgccatcttcacctatcgaagatcacagtatgcacttgaaggcagaggacaaaactttgtagcgcaaaacgtctgcttttccaatttcttcgtcccaGTGAGAGtgtaacaggtgcgataattcaaaatccccatgttattttcccatagaaaaaatcttgagataccggatctccttatttgggcaaagatggtggcttttttgtaggcgaacttcagaggtctattgaacATGGTCAGTAACTCATTTAGAAGGGAAAACAAATTATGTGGAAAACACAAAGCAAATAAATAGCTTCAATGACAAATAATTCATTTGTGAAAGTGCATGGCGATTTGAATGGAAGAAGTCCTGATCCATCATTTATAATAGCTGGATGCCCTGAGGCTACTGAGTGAAGTATGTGAGTAAATTACCTATAGTTTCCCTAATTACCCTTCATATTTGTGCATCTGTTTGTACATATCGGAGACAATAAATAATGACACATATTCTGAAAGACACAAGGTGATGAAATGTTCTGACCAATCCCAAGTCTTGGATATTTGAtatagatatatacacacacagataaatggtCGATCAGAGTCTAATTATTGATCTTATGGAGTGTAAAATCTACTGCACATATCAGAAAAACATTTAGAACATGACAAGAATAACATAAAACTAAATTCTTATTATGAACACATCAGAAAAGAAACATCCTGGAGTTAAAACTGAATGAGGAGGGTGTGCTTGGGTGTGTAAAAGTTTAAGAAAGTGCAAAGCCACAATTGCCAAAACAGGGAGACCCTGAAGGCACCAATACTTACATACTAGACCAATAATCAAAGAAGTTGATATCTACCCATATTGTGTCAAAGGAGGTTTCACCTATCTGAAACTCTGATTCCATCATGGTGACTCAAAGTGGGCCTTCATGAAAAATCACATTAAGACTTCATCTAGCCCATATCAAAATGAATACTCATCAATACATGAATCTAAATAAAATATTGTTCCCTTCATCATTATATTTGGTTAACATAGTTATTTTCATAGATGTGTAACTTACTTACTAAGAAGCCTGACATAAAGTGAGGTACAGGGGATAATAGGTCTTTGGTACAAAGACAGAAAGGTTagttcacacagatacacttcAAAGCCCAACTAAAACAAGGATAATAGCTATTATATTGCAGTGATACTGCAGTTAAACCTTCACTTGGACAGCTGCCTTAACAATATGTGATCTGTGGAGTAAGAAATCTTTACATGAGTTTGGGAGCAACATATTagaacacagagaagagagatccAAGAGCCAATCCAGTCGCAGCACCTGCAAGCATGCCCAGCGCTACATCACCTGCGTCGTCACGGCGACGCTCCTGGACAACGACGTGGTTGACTCCAGGAGGAGGGTAAGCTCCTGTTTAGCAGACAAAAGCATCATAAGTCATGTACTGCTATTTACATGCAGATCGACTACATTACAACACATTCCGATTTCCACTTCCAATGATTTGAGGAAAAACAGTAAACAGGAAAACTTGAGCGGACAAAACTTCACttcattagttttttttttttttgtcttcccaTAGTTTCAAGCCATACCTTGATACTGGTATGGGTAAGCAACGGTGTAGTATTGACCATCAGGAGAATAAACCATTTGGGTGCCATGTGGAGGAGGCTGAGGGACATAGCCTCCATATTGGTCTGGACAGTAAACCTGTTCAACAGAAATTATAAAAAGTTTACCGACAAAATACTATGGATACCAAAATAGTGTTATGAATAACTTGTCAGTTCCTGAAACCAAATAAATGGTGAAAATGTAACACTAAACCACTAAACACTAAAAATGTAACAGTAAAATGTAACACTAAGCTTAAAATAACGGCAATTGATACCTGAGAGGCTGGGGCACACTCAGAGTATGGCGGAGGGGCCGTGGCAACAACCTCCTCAGCCATGCCAATCTGGGGTGTAGCCACAACCTAAAATAAACCCAATACACAATGTCAACACTGTTGTTTAGGAACACACAATAGTCAAATTACCTTTATGGTGGCCAAATGCTCATGCCCTAACATAAGCAAAAGTTACTGACCAAAGCATAACACAAGGATGTACAGCTGTTGAAGGGATTACTGTACATATGATTAAGTGGTTAACCCTTTATGTTGCAGATACAATCACTCACCGTGTTAACTCTAGCATCCTGGAGAGCCATTGTCCATGCCCTGTGACAAAGAAAATAGTCAAGACAAAACCTCAGATGTGgtacctcactctctcacttacacaacTGTTGACATGATTTACCACCATAATGTTTTCCAATGAAGGCATGAATGTTGTAATACTGATTGTCATTCTGTACTGTGCTCAGACAGTACAGAAGGACAGTCTGATATTTCTTAACTCCTCATGACTCACTTCCACTTTCACCACTAGCCTGCCAGAGGTGAATACAACATGGAGAATGAAATAGAAGCTATAGCATCTGTAGTACAGTTAAATTCTGTAACTTATTTGACAATGACAACTGTGTGAATGGTCATGTGATTAGTATGAACATGTGATCCACACTCCTAtctcctctatctatctatctatctatctatctatctatctagcatcCATAGTGAAGAAAGTTCTGGAATTGCAAGCGTGAGTCTGGACAAAGATCATATTAGTtttaaattgaaaatgaaatggtgtgtggaagtagccaaagtgacttacagagaATCATCAGAGCTGTCTGCACAGATGCTGATAACCCGTCCATCTCTGCAGACGATCTGCAGAAGGGAATCCCGACCCTTGCCCTCAGGTGGTGTCAAttctgtaaagagagagagagaaaaaaaaattgagaattATGCAACAAAAGTCATTCAGGTGAtgtaatacaaacacaaatatacagcACCATGAAGGTAAGGCTTCcaaaagttcaaacaatactaAACTCTACAAGAGAAAGTAGAAAATTGAGAAAACAGAATTTGGTTCAGTATACTTGACTGTATGTTTTCAACTTTTAACAGTTCAGATACATTGTTCTACATTGATACGCAACTGTAAGCAATACTGAGTATCAATAGCAAATGTCTCCCCACCTCGACATGCATTTGCATTGCGGATGTTTATGCAGTCAATTCTCATGTGTATCTCATCCTCCATGTCACGTCGCTGCTGGTCATCATAGAACACAAGCCTTCCATCAGACCAAAGGTCAAACCAATTCTTTTTCCATCGCCGCAAGATGGTGCCTGTAAAGTTTGACACATTTTAATTTGACTGCTCAACCAAAGTGAGTCTGGTTCCTTTTGGGCCCATCATTAGCCCATCCCATTAACCACTTCAACAACACACTGTTAATTCCTCCTACCTTAGTGTGCAACAGATTTGTATGCATCAAGGCCATATGTGGAAGAAACCAATATGTTAGGGAAGGGTGTGACTTTATGAGATACAGTCTATGACACAGGCTATATGattgttgtgtttgtgattgttatGATTGACTCATAATATAAAATTACAATATCAGTAATACAATCATTTAAATagcatttcatatttttttttaaatccatatATAAAATCTGAGTGGGCACGTGCCCACCGGGCTTTTCCAGGTACATTGCCACTAGCTGTCTATGATGTTTGTTGTTTGGTACTTACTTTGGTACCTTAGCACCTTAGTAGAACGCCAATCCCTTTTTAACACTTGTGAAAGTGAGATGCAAATACACACTTTGCTTTAAAGAAATAGCCTACAAGCATTGATTGCTTTGCAAGATACCTGGAAAAGGGTATTACTATATTAGCCATGTCACAATCTGTTTAGTCTGGCATATGGTCTTGATAACATGACATCCTATTTAAAATTGATGGGGAGCTATACTTCTATCACAGGTTATAAAGCGAAACACTCAATTTAACATTATGGTGAATGCAGAGAATTAATCTCGGCATTGAAAACACATTAAAGTGTGAGCTTTCTGAGCTACCAAAGCTAATTTAATAAAGTCTGAAAATGCCCCCCACAAATTGGCTACTGCTCACGTTCAAGGTCTATGCTACAGCAGTGTCCTCAATAACTGCATTCCATCACTTTCGCCTGACTTTAAGTTGGaagttgaaaaaaataatataaccTTATTCAGATGTTACTTTATATGCATACTTACTCTGTCTATGAAGCCATCCACTTTTCACAAGAGCCATCCTGGATCTGGGCGCAACGCTGTTATggtagaaaaacaaaaagttaGATGCGACCCATCCTGTATCATGCATGCGGGCTGAAGTTAAAATTCAGTCTGAGCAAAGTTAACGGAGAACCAGTGACCCAAGAAAACAGGCTTATATCCAGCCCCACGCATGTACTTCGAAAACGAATGGTCAAGGTAACATTTTAGCCGATGTCATATCGCTTCAAATAGGCAGTCCCTTCATGATATTCCAAAATTAAGAATTTGAAGGCCGCTGCGCGCTGACAGCATTATATGAAACTTGCCGCAAATTACAGCACAGACCACCGTCTGTATGAAGAGTACAGTTCTGTGTTAAAGCTTATAGGTACTATCCGACTTCAAGAGGCTAAATAGATGTTGGTATTTTGTTTGTAGAATTACAACAACATGCTAGATAGCTAAAGTTCCGCTAGCATCAGCTGCTCCGACCACTTCGGGCAAGCAGGCAGATCAGCGGAAAACTAGATCTCTGAATTGATGCATATGCCctacaatgcaagtagaacatTTAAATCTAAATACCAATAAAGACGTGGATCCCGTGTGTTTGTAGACCAAGACTAGTAGAGAAAACAAGACCCAGGGACTCCCACTCGATGACTAACTCATCAGCTGACTTTTGAAATGTTGGTGATGAGACTCACGAATATCCGGTCTGGAGGCAAACAGTAGGGGTTGGCTCAAAATATGGAGTGGAACTTAGTGCAATTCAGGACATCTCAGTCACATCCACGCTATACCCAAACCTGACCCAGCAGGGTCCAAAACGAGGTTCGGTCAGGAAAATTGCTGTGTGAGTGAACAGAATTAAATTATAGAATGAAATATAAAATAGAGTTACTATGAATGAAACAAATTCAGAATGAACAGGGCGGTTTGAACGGCATGTCTTGCATTTACTGCAATATTCCTAGGCCTACACGTTAAGACCCACGTTAAGACCCAAATCCAGGACATTACACATAAGAGTGGTAGAGCCTATAGTTTTAGGCCCTATAATACATTTTCATGTCATGAAACAAAAAACTATTTTCATCCATGTCTCACTCTTGACTAGGATATTTCCTCTTGGCTTTCATGTTGCAtttctactgtaggcctactacgagACCTTGGGAAATGCCCTTTAAATGATACATTGATACATAATTGATACATTTAATTGATTTTATTTGAATTGCATTTCACAGCAATTGACATGAGGGGAAGTAGGCAAAACGTACCCTAACATAGGCTATTAGTTTAAAACTTAGGTTAACAGCACCTTTTATCTCTCATAAAatatcaactatattacaagtaTCAACTTGCAAAGGCACTTTCCTTTGTATCATCCCAGTCATGATATTTGCAGAGTTGTATAAAGTATCCAAGACCCACAACTGAGtagaggtaggcctacagttatttGATCAGAAAATGACTTAGGAAAAGTAAGTAATTTATAGCATACCATTAAGTAAAAGTATCTACAGTACTTAAGTACAACAAGTAGCCCATTATAAACATACTCAAATACGTAGGTAGAAGTACAAAGTACTGGTAAAAGCTTCGAGTCCAGGTGGGGTAACAACCCCATTCGCTAGgcttttaatgaaaaagaagGCAGTCAGAACTTTTGATAGGATGTATGTTAATGCAGCACCCTTTAACAATGCAAATAATTTAAAGGTTTAGTGTAAATAAAATCTAGTCCTACAGTACTCTAAATGACCTCCCAATCTACTGTAGATACTCTGTCAGGTTGAATTTTTGAAGGAAACAGCACAAATATCCCAAGATGTAAAGTAAATAAGGATACGTACTTAAATACAGTACTAAAGTATGAATGtgaagtatgtgtatgtgtgttctttacttaagtttttatttttcttcctaCTTTTACTGTTACTTAACTACATCTTTtaaattaattttttttttttactccactATGTTTTCATTAGCATCATTAAGTAGACAGTAGTCTAAAATAAcatgcaaatgaaaacaaaagcagTTTCCATTCAGCATGTTAGATATTTGCAATTCCAAGATTTTCTGACCTGATGTCACCATGAGACCAACAGGGTTAAGGCCTGGCAAATATAGTTAGGACATAGAACACAGGCCTATGTAGGCTGTATGTTGTGTTCTGTAAAAGGAAGTAGCAgtgaaaaataaatggcagCCATACCTTTACTCAGGCTTCAAAGACTGTGTATGAAGCATAGGCACCA
This genomic interval carries:
- the plekhb2 gene encoding pleckstrin homology domain-containing family B member 2, whose product is MALVKSGWLHRQSTILRRWKKNWFDLWSDGRLVFYDDQQRRDMEDEIHMRIDCINIRNANACRELTPPEGKGRDSLLQIVCRDGRVISICADSSDDSLAWTMALQDARVNTVVATPQIGMAEEVVATAPPPYSECAPASQVYCPDQYGGYVPQPPPHGTQMVYSPDGQYYTVAYPYQYQGAYPPPGVNHVVVQERRRDDAGDVALGMLAGAATGLALGSLFSVF